CAATTCAAGAGcacatcaacaactcatccTGGAGGTCAAAAAAaccccagaacaacatctgtaAAGCTCTGCATGCCTGACTTACCTCAgctaaggtcagtgttcatgatttaacGAGAAAgaactgggcaaaaatggcatacATGGAGAAGTGAAAACCAGTGCTGACCAAAAAGGAGAAGAGTGGGCTTAAATCTCtccacagcaatgtaaaagactcattaccAGTTATTACAAACTCCATGGCAGTTATTGCCGCCAAGGTCGGCACAATCAGTAATTAGGCTTAGAGGACAGTTAACCTTTCACATATGTATGGGTAGCTTTAGCTTcctttataatataatatttattttttatttacctggGTTTTTTGTATCTGATATTAAATGTTTGAGTTGGATAAATAAGCCTAAACAGGAAATCCTTACGGGGGCAAATACCTTTTCATAGCACTGTAAAACTTTTGAAGCTTCAGTGCACTGAAAGATGTgtcttaataaaatatttaacagtttCATTTAGAAAATATAGCATGTGTTCATTGAGATGTTTTGTCTGATAATGAAAAAAAGttcacataaaatctaaagATTTTTATTAAGTTCGGGGCATGTTTCcgctttgtatgtttttagccGATGTTTACAGCATCTGCCTGCtttcataaaaatgtgaaaaagaaaggCCCGTAAGTtccaaaaggaaaagaaaagaaaattaactTTTAACTGAAGAACTTTTCTGAAGGAGTTGGGTTAAGACATTTAAACTTAGTTGTGTTGTATTTCTTTTCAGGACGggcagatttaaaataaatctttgtttGACTTTGGTTTGGTTCCATCACGTTTTGTCCTGTTCCTCCAGGCATTAAACCTTTCCAGTGTGACCGCTGTGGGAAAAAGTTCACACGGGCCTACTCCCTAAAGATGCATCGGCTGAAGCACGAAGGTAAACGCTGTTTCCGGTGCCAGATTTGTAGCGCCACATTCACGTCCTTCGGTGAATATAAGCACCACATGAGGGTCTCCCGACACATAATCCGCAAGCCGCGGATTTATGAGTGCAAAACATGCGGCGCCATGTTCACCAACTCTGGCAATTTAATTGTACACCTGAGGAGTCTGAACCATGAGGCATCCGAGCTAGCAAACTACTTCCAGAGCAGGTGAGGAGTCTGGGGGCGCTGGCCCCCCTCATTTACTCAGATCTCACCTGCTTCAGAAAATAACTCCAGTTTACATTCTGATGTCTGAAGTTCTTTGGACCGTTGTCCTCACGTTGGTTGTGTTTCTGAGATATTGACAGGTGATTTGCAGTATTTGCTTTAACTGTGGAGGTTTCATGACTCTTGTTCAATATTAGTTTTACGTCCAGGAAAAAAGACCTTTTGATTTCATATTGGAGAAACAATACAATTTACGTCATAAATAGCTGTGGTGGCTAAAATTATTTACGACAGTTAATAATTTAGTATTTATCTTTCTTCTTGCAAAGTGACTTAATTATTATACTGAGAATTGTTTTCCAAGTGTAACATAAATGATACATTATTGCCAATCTCATACTGTAACTGGTACGGACAAGCTCTCCTAATGCTCTCATGGATCACTCTCAGATCAAGGTTTTTGAATTTCACACAGTTTTACACAGTTGCTAATAAAGAACTTGGTAACCAAACAAAGAAATGTTTCGGGTCAACCTTAGAAGCAGTACATTTATATAGATTAAGAAATCAgctaattaaagtaaaaagctATAAAATCTAAAAGTTGGGGCCGTTAAAAATGAGGGATTCACAGAGAGAAAAGGTAAGCGCTAGCGACCACAAAACTATGTATTTAATATGGGATTGTATGTGGTAGATCAACACAATGTGGTGCACAATTATGTAGTGGAGAAAAACCAACACacgattttcacatttttgcaaataaatatcTGGCAAGTGTTGCATAAATATCTTCTGAGTCCACTTTGCTTAGGTTTGATActcccaaataaaatccagtgcaaccagtttcCTTCTGACATCGCCTGTTTAGTAAACGGGCCATctaatctcaatataaatccagctgttctgtgaaggactGAAAAGTTTTCAGAGaaaattagtgaacaaacggcttcctggagaccaaggaacacagcagacaggtcagagagaaagatGTAGAAAATGtcaaagcagagttaggttctcaaacaatattccaagctttgaatgTCTGTCAGATCTctgatcaatccatcatcaTAGAAAGAGCATgacacagctgcaaacctactaaATTAGGGCCGCCCACTTCCACTTACAGGCTGGACAAGGTCAGCCTTGATCAGAGAAGCTTAAAAGacacccatggtaactctggaagagctgcagagatccacagcacaGGTGGGCTGTTAGACGATTTGAAAAACttaagactggggtggaggttcatcttccagaaGGAGAACGGCcttaaatatacagccagagctacctTTGCAGTTGACGTGACAAAGTTGGGGGTTGCAAAATACCAATCGCCTAGAACTAGTTGAATGCAGTATGTGATAGGAAATACTATGTCAGGTTCCATTCATTGTTTGGCGAGTTTGTCTGTAACTGCCCCTGATGGACACTGTGTGTATGTTTTTAGTGGCTGAAATGCTGAAGCTCACAGAAAATGCTGGGGAACAGTAAACATGATTGATATCTTCATGGCAATATTCAGCAATAATATTGCAGTTTCATGATATCGTGTAGCCCTAGTTTAGCATAAggatgacctagtcaaagtacagacctaaaaTCGTATGAAGAAGTTGTGGTAAGagttgaaaatatttgtttactgACACTTCCGTTTAATCTGACTAAACTTGAGCGATTTATGTAAAAAAGAATAAGCAGATGAACGCATTCCCCAAAAGACTTTCAGCTGTAAATGCAGgaaaaagtggttctacaaagaattGACTCATGACGGCTGTATACACAAGCACACcacgcttttcagattttaatttataaacATGTTAGAAAACCACGTCTTACCTTCCTCTCACAGTTATATTCcgttttgtgtttgtctatgacaaaaaatccccaaaaaactgTTGTGGTCAAACTATCAGGTGACtgtcaaaaacacaaactgatgAACGTCAATAAAAAGTAGGTCATATAAACAACAGCTCTTGTTACTGGCTTCTATTAAAAATCACTGATTcattacaataataaaacacagaagagGGAAGTACAAGTGCAGCTCAGGTTTTATAAAATAGATTTTGTTGGAGAGGTTTTCCATTGACTTGAAGATACTGGTCTCAGGTTCTGCCACAACTCGCCGTACTCCTCCTACCCTAGAAAGTCCAGAACAAAACCATTACAATAagaaatttacattttcaaacagcAGGTTTAACTTAGACAAACTAAATGTGTTAACCGAGATTTACAGGATCTGGTTTTATCATCTTTTGGAATTAGCCAGGCCTCCAGCTTTCCCCGTTTTGTTAGTATTTACTAATTGCTTGAACCAGCCGGATGACTGTATGTTCTATATAAACTAAATTTATATCTATTCACCAGCACAAGTGGGTTGTAAATCCTGTATTTAAGTCTCAAGCAAATGAACTGATATATTTTCCCCAAAATATaagcttttcatttttatgtcGTCACTGAGAGGGTTTTGGGgaataaaattatttcagaCTGTTCGGAACTAATTTAAACTCTGAACTCTGTGCAACACAATTTTCCTCCTTTTGtcctattagtttgtttccacAGGAATAGTTTATCCATTCCATAACCTACAGCTTAACTCCCAAATCCTCATCAAAGTCAGAACACGTCTTTATGGAGTcaacccccccacacacacactcttcttTTCCACTTCTTAATCGACTCATATGGACCATTGactgctcaaatgttttataGTAGGTCTGTGTCTGAGATCATAAGTGTGGAAAATTCTCTGGCTGCTCAATCAGACTCTTAACTCCCATTCTCAGTGTTCACATAAAAAATGATGTGTTTATCGCCCTGGAGATGCTGATAGTCAGACCAGTCTCAGGTGTGTTCTAAGCCAGAACGGACAGTTGTACAACATGTGAACAGGTGTACATGTAAAGCTTCAGGGTTGAATTCTAATAAGTGTGTGTAGGTATGTGCAAATACATTCAggagtttctgttttaaaactagGGATTGAAGCTGCTTGATCTAGACAAGCGATGCGAGTCAGAGTGTAAATTTATATGCATCAGATTATGATGCGATGCTTATTGCTGCGTTTTACAGCTGACTGCATATTCATGGAATCTAATGAAATCCAAGTAAATAAGAGTTTATAAATGTTAGATGGATGCATTTTGATTAAAAAGTCCCAAAACTGTGGAACCAACGAATGGATGTAGCGTCTTGAACCAGACATTATGTGCAAACTGGAGTACagtaatgccccttttccactagtccctACTAAGAGCGGTTCGATGTGGGTCGACTTGCGCTGCCAGCTTTTCCATTAGTATAGGTTATGTGGACTTGTTTCTATTTTCAATACCTGCTTGCTTGTGGTTTCACCATTCCGAGATGCACTGAAAACGTGATGTCAGAAGACAGTCGGTCACTGATTGCTTAGGGGGAGGTGTCACTAGTCACAGCATAATTCAGTCCCCAATATCTTCaactgttaaattgttttacgCTTTTCTTATTGTGCATATGAGCAGTAGCAAGCTAGCATTGGGTAGCGTTAGCTTACCCTCACACGTTCTCCAGTTCGTATCCTTTCATTTGATACTAGTACATGGCTTCCCTCTCCGGTTCTATTAACGATTCCTCCACCATTGAGATGAGTGCTCAATTGTAATAGAAAATGAATCAAAGCATGTTCAACTGACCCGGCCCAACCCAAATAGATTAgctactaatggaaaaggggaGTTGGTAAAACGTCACATGGGCTGATGAAGCAGTTCTCATGCCTCCATGTGTGCAGCAGCATTTAAGTCCCGGTTTACCACAGTGTAAACATATTCCACATGTGCCATGGACCACAGTTTTACGTGTTTTCCAATGGGACACCAGCTGCCTTTAAATGGTCTCTGTTGAATTTCATTCCAAACATAAGAACAATGACACAAAGTTTGTTTGTCAAACGACCACAGCTGTTGTCCTCAAACTGAACAAACGCAGGTTTTCAGATTAATTTCTGATGCTTGCATTTTGGTGTCTTCAGCTTCTTGTCACAATGAAAGCAAAAACCAGTAAACGGGTGCTGGTGAAGACCAAGgtggctttgttttttttggttttttttgttttgttttgggatTCTTCAGATGGTGGCTTTTTATCCACAGTAATCAggcaaagggagagaaggagaggaagacatgcagcaaaggtccccAGCTCTGCCACTAATAGCCTCTGCTGTACCAGCATGCCACACGCTGTCTCGTGAGTTTTGGATTTTAAAGAAAGGCAACATTGTCTAATGAATTTTGGCCAAAGAAAAAGGGAACTTAAAAAGTATTCCTTCTGCTTTCTGACAATCTCCAAAACCTCATGTGTTGGTAATTGATGATAGATAATTACTAATTCATTAAAAGTTTAGTCCCATTATCTCTGCACATTATTGGGGGAATATTGTGATGATAGGACCAAAGTAGAGAAGGGCAATATTGAAATTGCTATTAGGGTAAAAAACCATGGTAATAAAGATTAGTAATCCTGTTATAATAGCCATAAACTGTGACTGCTGGTGTTTGTAAACCCAAATATCTGACTTGTGTGGTTGGGGTTAATTGTTGGGATTATTATCATCTGTCAACTGGCTGAACATACTATTTAATATGGAAAGTGTGCATTCATGACACACTTGATATAATTTAAAGTATTTGTGCAGGCCTGGTTCACATCTCTTTAGGTTAATGCCCACAGCTGTCATGTTTCTTGGAGTAAATGTACAGACTGGACCTGACAGTACTAATCAGTAAAACTGTGAAACAGTGTAATCAGTGTGTTCTCTGGAAACAATTGGAGTCTTGCAAATGTTGTCTTCTGATTATGGACtggatttcattttaaacaaatcgtattctcctttgttttaatgtgggaatttttttaactgcatttgttGTATCGAGGTTAGAAATGAAAGGATGGCGAAGTCACATGTTTTCTTGATCCTTGCAGTGATTTCCTCGTGCCCGACTACCTGAGCCAggtgcaggaggaggaggaggcgcTGGGAGTTCCATATGAGCTGGAGGAGTCCCAACATCACCCGGTCTACCCGGGCAGCACCTCCAACGTCGCCACCACCACTACTGCCTCGTCCTCTTCCTCAGTCCAGATGCCAGTCATCTCCCAGGTCTCCTCTTCCACACAGAACTGTGAAAGTTCCTCTGGCTTCCTTTCACCCAACCCCCTGGACCCCCTGGAAACCCCAACCTCCAATAAGACAGACGCCGACGAGACGGCAGCCATGACAGAGGAGAACAAGATGAACGACAGCATCAGAGGCAGTTCTCCAGAGGTGTTTGAAGAGGAGCAGCAGCACACTCAGGCTAAGGAGGTGGCTTCCATTACCTTAGAGTGATTCAAGTCTTCTGCCTGCCCCTCATGTCCTATCTTGCACTCAGGTCATATGGGAATATATGTTGATTTCATGCCTGAAAGAACCCACTTGGAGATCTGCATTGCAACCCTTATCATGTGGAACCATGGCAGTGCAATGGTGTTTTCTGAAGATGCTGGTAACCTCATGGCATTGTTCTACATGCAAAACTGCAGCACTTATTTGAGTTTCACACTAGATTTAATTGGCTGGAGAGTCTGGGTTTCTCAGCATTTTAGTTACCTGAAACTGTGAGTTCGCAGTATTTTTATTAGTAGTTTTAGTAGTGAGCTTGTTAGTTTCCCATATGACTTGATTGCAACACCAGTTGTAGTCGTTTAAGTGTCAGCCAGTTGGAGGTCCGTTCATTCCAAGCCTTGCTCTACTTTTAGAAAGTGCCTGAGAGTTCACACTTTAGCAAAGTCACGTAGAAGAAGAAAAGTGACAAATCAAGTCTTTGCAAACTGAGCTAAAAATAGTCCTTGTATTAAATTTGTAATATTAATGCTAGGCAGAGACTGTGTTATTCATCTGGTGCCGTTGCTATTGGCAAATTATAATATGTTAATATTAATCTTTACTGCAGTAGTTTGTACTGTACTTCTATATGAATGCTGTGTATGTTGAGTGTTGTTCTACGATGTATAAGGTGTGTATGTGCATTTCAATGACCAGTATGAACACAGtgcatttcctttttaaatgtttaaaacttgaACTATATTGACAGATTATTCCCTAAAGGTATCTGTGCAGTGTGAACATTTTTTGAGCTGTTCCTCAGTTTTATTTGTCACTGAACGCTGTTGGGAAATCCCACCCTGGTTCTTTTAAAACGCTAATCCAGTGTCAGAAAAGTGCAGACTTAAACAAAAGGATGGACAGTTCGAGGTTGTTTCATAAAAAGGCATGGGCCAGTATGAGATTCTTACGATAAGGACCTTgtgtaaaaatgttatatttactCAGAAAATTTAAACCAAATATCTGTGACATGATCAAGTTGGTTTTCTTGAGATAGAAAGGCAGCCATTATTCCTACGACTGCTGAAATAATAGAACGCGGATTATTACCGTTATATTTTGTCTGTAACATTCATTGTCATAGTTCAATTTTGACACATAGAGAAACATACCTTTATTTGATAAACAGCCACTAATTGTAGTGGTTATGGTGGAGGATGTTATTTAGCTGTTTGTCAGTTTTTCTGCTCTTTACAGATCAACACGAGTCTAACGAGCTGATATTACTTGTTTGACTTTTTAGCCTGCAGTTCTATCCTTTCCAGACTTGCTGCTGGTAACCTAAGAGTTGTAGTTTTTAAAGTCaaaagtgagggaaaaatgcaTTAGccttcttttagccagctgaaTGTCAGTGCACATCTGCTCCGTGATATTCCATACTGTTGCTCACTCTGAATGTTGTCGTCTGTGGAGTCTCATTTAAAGGAACCATAGAAGCAGTATGATGGAAATGTTagctaactttttaaaaccttggtataaTTACTGGTACCAGTAACTGGCCCATGCCTGTGTACAACAGCAGTTGTTATATTACCAAATTATCTTAAAAATGTGGTCATTTATTATTTCACCCCAGCTGCAGCTCGGCCTGCTTGGTGAATTAGTTTCTTATTGTCAGTTTGTGTTGAAGTTTTGGATattttacatggttttcaattgcTTGATTATCAATAGGTACATTGCTAATGTTTTAACATAGTGCATGCCCATTGGAGTATTGCTTTCACTTTggtaaaacatgactgttttgAGGTTTTTATTTAGCTTCACACAAACATTACAATGTCTTTAAGCAGTACCATTTTACTGGTGCTGGTCACTCTGCCCTTTGTCATTTTATGCTTCTGCATTTATGGTTTCTTTGTGCTCAAATAGGGGCCACTTTCTATGGTCCCAACCGTGCACCAGTTAGCTACTGTTATCTGCTTATGGTCCAGCTATAAGTAAATGTGGTTTTAAAGCGGTTttaaattttggtttgatcaggggtcaAAATGTGATATTTTACAAGATTAAAGCGGTCTAAACAGGGATCAGAATGACAGTGGAGATGGGGTGTAATATAAAATCTTCAGACCTTCAAATACATCTATGTTAAATTATAGATCAGATTTGAGGATTTCTCAGATTATATATTTCCAGCATTTCCTTGAAAAAGGTAACTAACCAGAAATAAAGATAGTGATATGCAATGATTAAgtacatttgtaaaaaatatctaGTTATGTGTAAGAAATAAAAGTTGGAAGGGATGAAAAGGCAATATTTGGGAACAAAATAAGGGTATGACCTGGCAAAGCTTCATTTTGGACACTTTAAGAACACCAATCAAATGTTGTCTTAAAAGTTCAAGTAGAGAATTTCAATCAGTCAACTTTTTTGCATTATGGAAAAAAAGCAGAGTGATGATGTTCTCTATTCTGGTTGTaatcagattatttttttaggCATTGACTGTGATAATATGTAGCATAAAAGGGCAATTCTAACCTTTGTCATTGCAAATGGATATTTGGCAGGAGTTGCAGTATTTGATTGCACTAACCTGGCACATGTAAGGCTGCTGAAGTGATTGTTTGGGCATTTACTGTAAACAAGAAGTGATCAGACCTGAGGATGTTGGTTGTCCCAAGGCTGTGGAGTAATACTGATGTGACATTGCTTTAGGAATAGAAATGCACCGAGCAGAAGTTTGTCTGAGTTTTGGTTTGCAGTTTTTGTAAAACTTTAGCCCACTGAGACAGATTTTAGTAGATTCCTATTTCTTTTGAAGAGTTGTATATAAGaacagcatttaaaatattgtttttctacAGCTCCTCCTGTAAGCAAGCCTTTTTTAGAGGTGGTGTCTCACTGTTCAACaggattttataaaaaaaaacaaaaaaaaacattggccaacatttccaaattgaGCATGTTCCAGGACAGCAGGTATAACTTTGCTCTGTTCTGTTAagcctttctgttatctgcTGGAGTTCCTGCTCTCTCTCGCCTGAATCAACGTCAGAGACGACTCCTCTTCAGTCTTTTTTTCCTCGGCAACAGAGGGTGTTGCTTTTACTGCAGCCTGGTAGCACTTAGGTAGGGTGTGTTCACTGACCAGtaaaagattggatttttgagtttctgaccCTGTGCGTCCCTATTCATGAAGCAACTAGAACTTGCTAACGTATGAGTGCAAATACTGAGTACATACGTATATGAAGCAGCAGCAACTGATGAACCCagcttggcagcaggctgttCTTCACATTTCTGCCATTATGTTACATAGCTGTGCTGTTTGGGtcaaatttctgtttttctgtggtGTAATGATATGGATGCTGTCCTGCACATATGTAGTGATGCCTGTGTCTTGAGAAGATAATGATACCCATGGTGATGATCCATGAGTTGAACGCTACTCACAGTGACTCTGTTTCTTGTAATATTTTACTTCCCGCCCCAGTGAACTAGTCCATACAGTCAACATTTGGGTCATACCGTAGGTGCTCACATACAGAGTTGATTGTAGATGTTGACTTCAAAATGCTATTATTTGGACACATCCTGAAACCAGTCACAGCTGTTATATTATAGGCTGGCGGTACCTTGTGCCATCCTCACagtcactttttaaaaaatgtgccaTTTGCCCTTTTTATCTGGGTAcaaatcaaactttttaaaacaggaCCAAATGTTCTCTGTCTCATTGGGGATTTGCCATGGCAATCAGTTACTGCACAtgatagaaaaaaaagataatcaTTCTAAGTAGTTCATGCTGTTTAGCACAGGGGTCCTCTTGTTGTGGCCCCTAAAACACTGTATGATGTTGTGCATTTAAGAGGCCAGCCTTAGTAAATGGACCTATTTTCTCTAGTTGCACAATGTCACAATGTAAAAAAGAACTTTTGTATTCTCCTCTTGTATGTCATGCTTTTCATCTGTTGTGCTTGGTGTCTGTATTCTAatgttttttgagtttttgttttctacaatGAAATGCTGCTGTTTGTTGAAACGCAAAAGTGcccaaaatatttttgtgaacCGATGGTGTGCAATAAATGGACCGGTGTTGTTTCAAACTTTAATCTTATCTTTGGAACGGTaagttagaaaaataaatatatctaaACATGCATATTGTACAAAGGAGTTTAGGATTTTGTTTCAATCAAATGTGACTGAAGGTGTGCCACACAGGTAGGAGCCCCTGTTTtgatctgtgaaacatggagcaAGACTTTCTCACCAAACAACTGGTTCTGTTCAGCTTCTAAGTGTTTGTTTCAAAAGTCTGCATGTTGATATCGTTCTGTGAAGTGACAGAGAGCATGTCTTGAGATGAGATGGTTAGTCTCTAGGCCTTATGACTTTCCATTCAGCGTAGCTCTGATGTGGACAGCATGCCCTCTTCTATTCTGTACATTATCCCTTTTTATGTACAGTATTTTAAAATCTCTTGATTACATATAGGACATGCCTTTTCAGTGTACACTAGATGTTGTATACATGCTCCAGTCCACAGGGTTTATTTAACAATAGGAAGACCCAGTAAAAGCTCCACATAACATATATTTTTAGTGATTTTTGTATTCTAGTTGCTGTTTTAAGACATCTTTGGATATTCTTGTTAAATGTGAATAGGCCACTTAATGTTTGAATGAGGGGGCCTTGATAGTCTTCTTTTTGTGACTGTCCGCAGTGTttgtatatatattaatatataaatgtacaGTATACACACTCATGTTGGATA
This genomic window from Girardinichthys multiradiatus isolate DD_20200921_A chromosome 18, DD_fGirMul_XY1, whole genome shotgun sequence contains:
- the zbtb44 gene encoding zinc finger and BTB domain-containing protein 44 isoform X3, with the protein product MDEGVSESLPSMQSTSNAGGHAEDDERLEGIQYPYHLYISPSARPGTNGPDRPFQCPTCGVRFTRIQNLKQHMLIHSGIKPFQCDRCGKKFTRAYSLKMHRLKHEGKRCFRCQICSATFTSFGEYKHHMRVSRHIIRKPRIYECKTCGAMFTNSGNLIVHLRSLNHEASELANYFQSSDFLVPDYLSQVQEEEEALGVPYELEESQHHPVYPGSTSNVATTTTASSSSSVQMPVISQVSSSTQNCESSSGFLSPNPLDPLETPTSNKTDADETAAMTEENKMNDSIRGSSPEVFEEEQQHTQAKEVASITLE